The Spirosoma sp. SC4-14 DNA window TTTGTCAGATTGGGGGCCTCGTTTAGTACCCGACGCGATGGCAGTCCACCCCCCACCAGAAAAATATTGTTCGCCGTACCGTGGTCGGTACCATTGCTGGCGTTCTGTTTTACGCGCCGACCAAATTCAGAAAACGTCATCAGTAACACATCATGCTGGCGATTAACCGCTTTCAGATCGGCCATAAAGGCGCTGACCGCTTCGGCATATTGCCCTAACAACCGTTCCTGCTGCCCCGGCTGATTGATGTGCGTATCGAATCCGCTGATCGATACGTAATAAACGCTCGTGCCAACACCCGACTGAATCATCTGTGCCACCGTGCGCAGCCGATTTCCCAACTCATGATTGGGATAGGTCGTTGTCGATGTCTGAATTTTAGCCTTGTCGTAAACATACTCAGCCGACGAAACGGTTTCGGCCAGGGTTTTATACAAATAAGCTACTGGCTCATGTTCGTCGTGGCGCTCCTGACTCAGCTTCGTCACTAAACCATTACGGGTCTGATTATAGAGTTTTTTCGGGTCGAGTACGGCCAGTCCATTCAACTGGTCGCCTTTTAGCGCCAGACTCAGTGTATCGTCTACTTCGATGGTTCGGAAAGGCTGCTGTTCTTTTCCGGCGCAGGCCGCATCCAGATAACGACCTATCCAGCCCGTGCGCACGTATTTATCCGAGTCGCTGGCCGTTTGCCAGATATCCATCGAACGGAAATGCGACCGGTCGGGATTTGGGTAGCCTACGTTGTTGATTACGGTTACCAATCCATCGTCGTACAACGCTTTTAAGGGTTGCAGGGCTGGATGCAGGCCAATTTCGTCGTTGAGCGACAAAATCTTCTCGGGCCGGATCGCAATAGTGGGTCGTTCGCGGTAGTAGATGTCGTTGCGGAACGGCACCACCGTATTCAGGCCATCGTTACCACCCGAAAGCTGCACAATAACCAGAATTTTACCGTTCGATGCGTCTAGCCCAGTCAGTGCCTGCGCTTCGTAGGCTTTCAGGAAATGCGGAATCAGCATGGTTCCAGCCGTAGTCAGGGC harbors:
- a CDS encoding DUF1501 domain-containing protein yields the protein MNRRDFIKQSALTTAGTMLIPHFLKAYEAQALTGLDASNGKILVIVQLSGGNDGLNTVVPFRNDIYYRERPTIAIRPEKILSLNDEIGLHPALQPLKALYDDGLVTVINNVGYPNPDRSHFRSMDIWQTASDSDKYVRTGWIGRYLDAACAGKEQQPFRTIEVDDTLSLALKGDQLNGLAVLDPKKLYNQTRNGLVTKLSQERHDEHEPVAYLYKTLAETVSSAEYVYDKAKIQTSTTTYPNHELGNRLRTVAQMIQSGVGTSVYYVSISGFDTHINQPGQQERLLGQYAEAVSAFMADLKAVNRQHDVLLMTFSEFGRRVKQNASNGTDHGTANNIFLVGGGLPSRRVLNEAPNLTKLTDGDLTYSVDFRQIYATLLRDYLRADDVAILGRKFDSLKIV